A DNA window from Dioscorea cayenensis subsp. rotundata cultivar TDr96_F1 unplaced genomic scaffold, TDr96_F1_v2_PseudoChromosome.rev07_lg8_w22 25.fasta BLBR01000165.1, whole genome shotgun sequence contains the following coding sequences:
- the LOC120253688 gene encoding uncharacterized protein LOC120253688, translating to MVKSWIVSDMSTKWRQWKNFLKSKYYDEHKTVEEMASKIDDPRVDKQHFLVIATYWLTDKAKELMKKGLSESNSQDPKRCSWENDVYSQVKGPEKRGCIRCMGTISTSSSKSGPSCSQIIYHNEVQDLKAEVQGLKEALTTVISLFQKQFSNENMEVLNAVTRIVNGEVPDASSAQQTPRGNNHSHESSH from the exons atgGTTAAGAGTTGGATAGTGTCTGATATGAGTACTAAGTGGAGGCAATGGAAGAATTTTTTGAAGTCAAAATATTATGATGAACACAAGACAGTAGAGGAAATGGCCTCAAAGATTGATGATCCTCGAGTAGACAAACAACATTTTTTGGTAATTGCTACTTATTGGTTGACTGACAAAGCGAag GAACTTATGAAGAAAGGATTAAGTGAAAGTAATTCACAAGATCCTAAAAGGTGTTCATGGGAAAATGATGTGTATTCACAAGTTAAAGGACCAGAGAAAAGAGGGTGTATTCGTTGTATGGGAACAATTTCTACTTCATCAAGCAAGTCTGGTCCTTCATGTTCTCAAATCATATATCATAATGAAGTACAAGATTTGAAGGCTGAGGTTCAAGGATTGAAGGAAGCTTTAACTACTGTGATTTCATTATTTCAAAAGCAATTTTCTAATGAGAACATGGAGGTTCTAAATGCTGTGACTCGCATAGTCAATGGAGAG gtACCTGATGCTTCTAGTGCTCAACAAACGCCGCGTGGGAATAATCATTCTCATGAATCAAGTCATTAA